In a single window of the Flavobacterium ammoniigenes genome:
- a CDS encoding ABC transporter ATP-binding protein has translation MARFKENDLPKSKITLSALQKATLIFQYSGKHRWKFYVGLVFLLFTGGTALAFPKLMGLLVDCVKNKDLGQANFIALSLVGILFMQSIFSFFRLSLFVNFTENTLANLRLALYSNLVKLPMSFFSQKRVGELNSRISSDITQIQDTLTSTIAEFLRQFILIIGGIALLATESFKLTLLMLSVVPLVAVAAVIFGRFIRGYSKRVQDKVAESQVIVEETMQGISIVKAFANEWYEIARYKTQINEVIKIAIKGGKYRGYFASFIIFCLFGAIVAVVWYGVQLSIAGEMSVGQLISFVLYSTFVGASFGGIAELYAQIQKAIGATERVFELLDETPEKIEGTTAHEAIEKIKGNVSFKNVAFQYPSRKEMKVLKDVSFTAEFGQKIAIVGPSGAGKSTIASLLLRFYSIAEGSIEIDNKNIYDYDLEQLRGNMSIVPQDVILFGGTIRENIAYGKPNATEDEILAAAQQANAYNFIESFPEKLDTIVGERGVKLSGGQRQRIAIARALLKNPSILILDEATSSLDSESEKLVQEALEILMEGRTSIIIAHRLSTIRSADQILVLDQGVIAEQGTHQELIEVENGIYKNLSTLQFSNS, from the coding sequence ATGGCTCGATTCAAAGAAAACGATTTACCCAAATCAAAAATTACCTTAAGCGCCCTTCAAAAAGCAACATTAATTTTTCAATATTCTGGCAAGCACCGTTGGAAGTTTTATGTTGGACTCGTTTTCTTGCTTTTTACCGGCGGAACCGCATTGGCTTTCCCCAAATTAATGGGACTACTAGTTGATTGTGTCAAAAATAAAGACCTTGGGCAAGCCAATTTTATTGCACTAAGTTTAGTGGGTATTTTATTTATGCAATCTATTTTTTCGTTTTTTAGATTGTCATTGTTTGTCAATTTTACCGAGAATACTTTGGCCAATCTTCGTTTGGCTTTGTACAGTAATTTGGTCAAACTTCCCATGTCATTCTTTTCTCAAAAGCGTGTTGGCGAATTAAATAGTCGTATTAGCTCTGACATTACACAAATACAAGACACCTTAACATCTACTATTGCAGAGTTTTTAAGACAATTCATTCTAATTATTGGAGGTATTGCATTACTAGCGACCGAAAGTTTCAAACTGACTTTATTAATGCTTTCTGTTGTTCCTTTAGTGGCTGTCGCGGCAGTAATCTTTGGTCGTTTTATCAGAGGATATTCTAAACGTGTTCAAGATAAAGTAGCCGAAAGTCAAGTGATTGTAGAAGAGACGATGCAAGGTATTAGTATTGTAAAAGCTTTTGCCAACGAATGGTATGAAATAGCGAGATATAAAACACAAATCAATGAAGTGATCAAAATTGCCATTAAAGGTGGAAAATACCGCGGCTACTTTGCTTCGTTCATTATCTTTTGCCTTTTTGGTGCTATCGTGGCAGTGGTTTGGTATGGTGTACAATTGAGTATTGCTGGCGAAATGAGTGTGGGCCAATTGATCTCGTTTGTTTTGTATTCCACTTTTGTTGGAGCCTCTTTTGGAGGTATTGCCGAATTGTATGCACAAATCCAAAAAGCGATTGGCGCTACAGAACGTGTTTTTGAATTACTAGATGAAACTCCCGAAAAAATTGAAGGTACAACTGCGCATGAAGCCATTGAAAAAATCAAAGGAAATGTGAGTTTCAAAAATGTAGCCTTTCAATATCCTTCAAGAAAAGAAATGAAAGTGTTAAAAGATGTCAGTTTCACTGCTGAATTTGGGCAAAAAATAGCCATTGTAGGTCCAAGTGGTGCGGGAAAATCAACTATTGCTTCGCTTTTATTACGCTTTTATTCCATTGCAGAAGGAAGCATTGAAATTGATAATAAGAACATTTACGATTACGATTTGGAACAACTACGTGGCAATATGAGTATCGTACCACAAGATGTCATTTTGTTTGGTGGGACCATTCGTGAGAATATTGCCTACGGAAAACCTAATGCAACCGAAGACGAAATTTTGGCTGCTGCCCAACAAGCCAATGCTTACAATTTTATTGAAAGCTTCCCTGAAAAACTAGATACAATAGTAGGAGAACGAGGCGTTAAATTATCTGGCGGACAACGACAACGCATAGCCATTGCAAGAGCTTTATTGAAAAATCCAAGTATTTTAATATTAGACGAAGCAACTTCATCATTGGATAGCGAAAGTGAAAAACTAGTGCAAGAAGCGCTAGAAATTTTAATGGAAGGAAGAACAAGTATCATCATTGCACATCGTTTATCTACCATTCGATCCGCCGATCAAATCTTGGTATTAGACCAAGGAGTCATAGCTGAGCAAGGAACCCATCAAGAATTAATTGAAGTTGAAAATGGGATTTATAAAAATTTAAGCACCCTCCAGTTTAGTAATTCATAA
- a CDS encoding efflux RND transporter permease subunit, with protein sequence MFNKFIQRPVLSIVISLVIIFLGVLAITGLPVTQFPSISPPKVNITAAYPGANGELMVKAVVIPLERAINGVPGMKYITSDAGNDGEASIQVVFNLGTDPNQAAINIQNRVASVINKLPPLVVREGLKITREEPNMLLYINLFSKDKGTDQKFLYNYADINILSDLKRVNGVGFADIIGNRDYAMRIWLKPDRMLAYKISSDEIMEALSNQSLEASPGKTGESSGKRSQAFEYVLKYKGRYTTKEGYGNIVVRSNPNGELLRLKDVADVEFGSSMYDIYSSIDGKPSAAISIKQSYGSNASQVIKDVKAKLEELKKSFPKGMDYEISYDVSKFLDASIDKVIHTLIEAFILVGLVVFLFLGDWRSTLIPAIAVPVSLIGTFAFMQLFGITINLITLFALVLAIGVVVDDAIVVIEAVHAKMEEEHLSARKATKKAMSEIGGAIIAITFLMAAVFIPVAFMSGPVGIFYRQFSITMATAIILSGIVALTLTPALCAIMLKNNHGRTRPKNIVNRFLDGFNHRFNTLTSGYIKILTLFINRRTISLGVLLVFCTGIFFINNSLPSGFIPGEDQGMFYAIIQTPPGSSLERTNEVAEKLQKVAEKIEGVQSVSALAGYEILTEGTGANTGTCLINLKDWHERELNVEEIIKELEEETKNIPGATIEFFQPPAVPGYGAAGGFELRLLDKSGSGDYKKMETVSKEFVAALKKRPELTSVFTFYSASFPQYILDIDNDLAQQKGVTIENAMNTLSTLVGSNYETNFIKYDRQYKVIVQAAPEYRALPEDILKLYVKNDRDEMVPFSAFMTMKKVYGLSEITRHNMYNAAEISGAPAIGYSSGTAIEIVKQVAEETLPRGFGIDWAGISADEVARGNEALYIFLICLGFVYLVLAAQYESFILPFVIILSLPAGIFGAFLFLKLFGLANNIYAQVAFVMLIGLLGKNAVLIVEFAAHKHSQGASILNAAIEGAKVRFRPILMTSFAFIAGLIPLVLASDPGKIGNRTLGSAAAGGMLIGTICGVVIIPGLYYIFGTISEKTKFVKNEEENPLTEEMNHNV encoded by the coding sequence ATGTTTAATAAATTTATACAAAGGCCAGTACTGTCAATAGTAATATCTCTTGTTATTATCTTTTTGGGAGTATTGGCAATTACTGGTTTGCCAGTAACACAATTTCCCTCCATATCGCCTCCTAAAGTAAATATAACTGCAGCTTATCCTGGCGCCAATGGCGAGTTAATGGTTAAAGCAGTTGTTATTCCTCTTGAAAGAGCGATTAATGGAGTACCAGGGATGAAATACATTACTTCTGATGCAGGAAATGACGGAGAAGCTTCCATACAAGTGGTATTTAATTTGGGAACAGATCCCAATCAAGCAGCTATTAACATTCAAAATAGGGTGGCTTCGGTGATTAATAAACTTCCTCCTTTAGTAGTACGTGAAGGTTTAAAAATTACCCGTGAAGAGCCTAACATGTTGTTGTATATTAATTTATTCAGTAAAGACAAAGGTACTGATCAAAAATTCTTGTACAATTATGCCGATATCAATATCCTTTCTGATTTAAAACGTGTTAACGGTGTTGGATTTGCAGATATCATTGGAAATCGAGATTATGCTATGCGTATTTGGTTAAAACCAGACCGAATGTTAGCTTATAAAATATCGTCAGATGAAATTATGGAAGCATTGAGTAATCAGAGTTTAGAAGCATCGCCAGGTAAAACTGGAGAAAGTTCAGGAAAAAGATCTCAAGCTTTTGAATATGTATTGAAATACAAAGGAAGATACACTACCAAGGAAGGTTATGGCAATATAGTGGTTAGATCCAATCCTAATGGGGAGTTACTTCGACTAAAAGATGTAGCTGATGTTGAGTTTGGAAGTTCAATGTATGATATCTATTCGAGTATAGACGGAAAGCCTTCCGCAGCGATTTCAATAAAACAGTCCTACGGAAGTAATGCGAGTCAAGTTATCAAAGATGTCAAAGCTAAATTAGAGGAATTAAAAAAATCTTTTCCTAAAGGAATGGATTATGAAATCAGTTATGATGTATCCAAATTTTTAGATGCTTCTATTGATAAAGTAATTCATACCTTAATTGAAGCATTCATTTTAGTAGGTTTAGTAGTATTTTTATTTTTAGGGGACTGGCGTTCTACCTTGATTCCTGCTATTGCAGTTCCCGTGTCTTTAATCGGAACATTTGCGTTTATGCAATTATTTGGTATCACGATTAACTTAATAACGCTATTTGCATTAGTATTAGCTATTGGAGTTGTTGTTGATGATGCTATTGTGGTAATTGAGGCGGTACATGCCAAGATGGAAGAAGAACATCTTTCTGCAAGAAAGGCTACCAAAAAAGCAATGTCTGAAATAGGCGGTGCTATTATTGCGATTACCTTCTTGATGGCTGCGGTTTTTATTCCGGTAGCATTTATGTCTGGACCAGTTGGTATTTTTTATCGTCAATTTTCAATCACAATGGCAACAGCCATTATTCTTTCGGGAATTGTTGCATTGACTTTAACGCCTGCCTTATGTGCTATAATGTTGAAAAATAATCACGGACGAACCCGACCAAAAAATATAGTGAACCGATTTTTAGATGGATTTAATCATCGATTCAATACTTTAACTTCTGGTTATATCAAAATATTAACCTTATTTATCAATAGAAGAACTATATCATTAGGGGTATTATTGGTGTTTTGTACAGGAATATTTTTTATAAATAATAGTTTGCCATCTGGATTCATTCCAGGAGAAGATCAAGGTATGTTCTATGCTATTATTCAAACTCCTCCAGGATCATCATTAGAAAGAACTAACGAGGTTGCTGAAAAACTGCAAAAAGTAGCAGAGAAAATAGAGGGTGTGCAATCCGTTTCGGCACTTGCAGGATATGAAATATTAACTGAGGGAACTGGAGCCAATACCGGAACTTGTTTGATTAATTTGAAAGATTGGCACGAGCGCGAATTAAATGTGGAGGAAATTATTAAAGAACTTGAAGAAGAAACTAAAAATATTCCTGGGGCAACAATTGAATTTTTCCAACCTCCAGCAGTTCCGGGTTATGGGGCAGCAGGTGGATTTGAATTGCGATTATTGGATAAGTCCGGTTCTGGTGATTATAAAAAAATGGAAACTGTAAGTAAAGAATTTGTAGCGGCTTTAAAGAAACGTCCAGAACTTACTTCTGTATTTACCTTTTATAGTGCCAGTTTTCCACAATATATTTTGGATATCGATAATGATCTTGCACAGCAAAAAGGCGTAACTATTGAGAATGCCATGAATACACTTTCAACTCTTGTGGGAAGTAACTATGAGACAAATTTCATTAAATACGATAGACAATATAAAGTTATCGTTCAGGCAGCTCCGGAATACAGAGCGTTACCAGAAGATATATTAAAATTATACGTAAAAAATGACCGTGATGAAATGGTGCCTTTTTCTGCATTTATGACGATGAAAAAAGTGTATGGCTTATCAGAAATCACAAGACATAATATGTATAATGCTGCTGAAATTAGTGGAGCTCCAGCTATTGGGTATAGTAGTGGAACTGCCATTGAAATAGTTAAACAAGTGGCTGAAGAAACCTTACCTCGAGGTTTCGGAATTGATTGGGCTGGTATATCTGCAGATGAAGTGGCCCGTGGTAATGAAGCCTTGTATATATTCTTAATTTGTCTTGGTTTTGTCTATTTAGTTTTAGCCGCGCAATATGAGAGCTTTATTTTACCATTTGTAATAATTTTATCATTGCCTGCAGGTATTTTTGGTGCTTTCCTATTTCTAAAATTATTTGGTTTGGCAAACAATATATATGCTCAAGTAGCATTTGTGATGCTTATAGGTCTTTTAGGTAAAAATGCGGTTTTAATTGTTGAATTTGCGGCTCATAAACACAGTCAAGGAGCATCGATTCTAAATGCTGCAATAGAAGGTGCAAAAGTTCGTTTCCGACCAATTTTGATGACTTCATTTGCTTTCATTGCGGGATTAATTCCATTAGTATTAGCTTCTGATCCAGGTAAAATCGGAAATAGAACCTTAGGATCTGCAGCCGCAGGAGGAATGCTCATAGGGACAATCTGTGGGGTAGTAATTATTCCTGGTTTGTATTACATTTTTGGTACCATTTCAGAGAAAACCAAATTTGTTAAAAATGAAGAAGAAAATCCATTAACCGAAGAAATGAATCATAATGTTTAA
- a CDS encoding proline dehydrogenase family protein — MENIFNNTQIAFALKSDTELDRAYFLFKMIDNEPLVRIGTAVTNFAIKAHLPVDGLIRATVFDHFCGGVNENDCLSVVDKMYTKGVSSVLDYSVEGKEEESQFDAALSMTLKTIEFAKERQAIPFAVFKPTGLGRLDLYEKVGAKATLTDSEKEEWDRVVDRFDLVCKTAQFKDVALLIDAEESWMQDAADDLVTQMMQKYNKEKAIVFNTLQMYRWDRLDYLKRLHEKAKEEGFFIGMKLVRGAYMEKENARAEAKGYPTPICSSKEATDTNYDAAVKYMLEHIETMAIFAGTHNEHSSYTLMNLMNEREIKTNDERIWFGQLYGMSDNISYNLAANRYNVAKYLPFGPVKDVMPYLIRRAEENTSVAGQTSRELSMLKAERNRRKAL; from the coding sequence ATGGAAAATATATTCAATAATACACAAATTGCGTTTGCCTTAAAAAGCGATACGGAATTAGATAGGGCTTATTTTTTATTCAAAATGATTGATAATGAACCGCTTGTTCGCATTGGAACGGCAGTTACAAATTTTGCAATAAAGGCACATTTACCAGTTGATGGATTAATAAGAGCCACTGTTTTTGACCATTTTTGTGGCGGTGTTAATGAGAACGATTGTCTTTCTGTTGTAGATAAAATGTACACTAAAGGAGTTTCCTCTGTATTGGATTATTCTGTTGAAGGTAAAGAAGAAGAATCCCAATTTGACGCCGCTTTGTCCATGACTTTAAAAACGATTGAATTTGCCAAAGAACGCCAAGCTATTCCTTTTGCTGTTTTTAAACCTACTGGTTTAGGACGATTGGATTTATATGAAAAAGTAGGTGCAAAAGCAACTTTAACTGATTCAGAAAAAGAAGAGTGGGATCGAGTAGTAGATCGATTTGATTTGGTTTGTAAAACAGCTCAATTTAAAGATGTCGCTTTATTAATTGATGCTGAAGAAAGTTGGATGCAAGATGCTGCAGATGATTTGGTTACCCAAATGATGCAGAAATACAACAAAGAAAAAGCCATTGTTTTTAACACCTTACAAATGTACCGTTGGGATCGTTTGGATTATTTAAAACGACTGCATGAAAAAGCAAAAGAAGAAGGATTTTTTATCGGGATGAAATTAGTTCGGGGTGCCTATATGGAAAAGGAAAATGCCAGAGCAGAAGCAAAAGGATACCCAACTCCCATTTGTTCTTCCAAAGAAGCAACAGATACCAACTATGATGCCGCTGTTAAATATATGTTAGAACATATTGAAACCATGGCTATTTTTGCAGGAACGCATAATGAGCATAGTTCCTATACTTTAATGAATTTAATGAACGAAAGAGAGATTAAAACGAACGACGAACGCATTTGGTTTGGACAATTATACGGTATGAGTGATAATATCAGTTATAATTTGGCTGCCAACAGGTACAATGTAGCTAAATATTTACCGTTCGGACCTGTTAAAGATGTGATGCCTTATTTGATTCGTCGTGCAGAAGAAAATACTTCGGTAGCTGGACAAACGAGTAGAGAACTGTCCATGTTAAAAGCAGAACGAAACCGTCGTAAAGCTTTATAA
- a CDS encoding arginine decarboxylase, with product MNTKYFDLINQTYYFPQEEFTLNKDHLQFHNIDLMKLVEQYGTPLKFTYLPQISNNINKAKSWFRKSMEKNKYEAKYYYCYCTKSSHFEYIMNEAFKNNIHIETSSAFDINIVENLLENGKINKSTYVICNGFKRDEYVSNIARLVNTGHKNTIPIIDNFEELDLLQAQIKGKFKIGIRIAAEEEPKFEFYTSRLGIGYKNIVPFYKKEIKENKKLELKMLHFFINTGINDNAYYWNELVKCIKVYVALKKECPTLDGLNIGGGFPIKNSLTFEYDYQYMIDEIINQIKIACDEAEVAVPNIFTEFGSFTVGESGGAIYQILYQKQQNDREKWNMIDSSFITTLPDTWAINKRFIMLAVNRWNDTYERVLLGGLTCDSDDYYNSEQNMNAIYLPKYNKEKPLYIGFFNTGAYQETIGGYGGLHHCLIPQPKHILIDRDENGILATEVYSEQQTSDDVLKILGYKK from the coding sequence ATGAACACAAAATATTTCGACTTAATCAACCAAACGTATTACTTTCCTCAAGAAGAATTTACTTTAAACAAAGACCATCTTCAGTTTCACAATATTGATTTGATGAAATTAGTGGAACAATACGGAACTCCACTAAAATTTACCTACTTACCTCAAATTTCCAATAACATTAACAAAGCCAAATCTTGGTTTCGTAAGTCTATGGAAAAAAACAAATATGAGGCAAAATATTACTATTGTTATTGTACTAAAAGTTCTCATTTTGAATATATTATGAATGAGGCATTCAAAAATAACATTCACATTGAAACCTCTTCTGCGTTTGACATTAACATTGTGGAGAACCTTTTGGAAAACGGAAAAATTAACAAAAGCACCTATGTGATTTGTAACGGTTTTAAAAGAGATGAATACGTTTCTAATATTGCTCGTTTAGTAAATACAGGTCACAAGAATACCATTCCAATCATTGACAACTTTGAAGAATTAGATTTACTTCAAGCGCAAATCAAAGGGAAATTCAAAATTGGAATTCGTATTGCTGCTGAGGAAGAACCTAAATTTGAGTTTTACACTTCTCGTTTAGGAATTGGATACAAAAATATAGTTCCATTCTACAAAAAAGAGATCAAAGAAAATAAAAAATTGGAACTGAAAATGTTGCACTTTTTTATCAATACGGGTATCAATGATAATGCCTACTATTGGAATGAATTAGTGAAATGTATCAAAGTGTATGTTGCCTTGAAAAAGGAATGTCCTACGCTTGACGGATTGAATATTGGTGGTGGTTTTCCTATCAAAAATTCATTGACTTTTGAATACGATTACCAATACATGATTGACGAAATTATCAATCAAATCAAAATTGCTTGCGACGAGGCTGAAGTAGCTGTACCCAATATCTTCACTGAATTTGGTTCTTTCACAGTAGGTGAAAGCGGTGGAGCAATTTATCAAATTTTGTATCAAAAACAACAAAATGACAGAGAGAAATGGAACATGATTGATTCCTCTTTCATTACTACTCTACCCGATACTTGGGCCATCAACAAGCGTTTTATTATGCTAGCGGTTAACCGTTGGAATGATACGTATGAAAGAGTTTTATTAGGTGGTTTAACCTGCGATAGCGATGATTATTACAATTCTGAGCAAAACATGAACGCCATCTATTTACCAAAATACAATAAAGAAAAACCATTGTATATCGGTTTCTTCAATACAGGTGCTTACCAAGAAACGATTGGAGGTTACGGTGGCCTACATCACTGTTTAATTCCGCAACCCAAACACATCTTGATTGATCGTGATGAAAATGGAATTTTGGCTACCGAAGTGTATTCAGAGCAACAAACTTCAGACGATGTATTAAAAATATTAGGTTATAAAAAATAA
- the aroB gene encoding 3-dehydroquinate synthase has translation MQTIQANNYPVHFNEKGYEALNSHLKTTKYSNVFIITDSNTNEYCLHKFLPYLETDLTIEIIEFEAGEINKNIDTCIEVWKVLTDLGADRKSLVINLGGGVVTDLGGFVASTFKRGVDFINIPTTLLSMVDASVGGKTGVDLGNLKNQIGVINVPTMVLIDTQYLETVPQNELRSGLAEMLKHGLIFDKNYWEQFLDISTIDFSDLDLLIHRSVVIKNEIVMQDPTEKNIRKALNFGHTLGHAIESYFLENENKTTLLHGEAIAIGMILESFISWQKKLISEIEYRQIKLAINAIYDAVQIDKNDLQPIMDLLIHDKKNEFGTIQFALIDGIGSIKINQLVENELILSAFEDYKS, from the coding sequence ATGCAGACGATTCAAGCTAACAATTATCCCGTTCATTTCAATGAAAAAGGCTATGAAGCCTTAAATTCTCATTTGAAAACTACCAAGTATTCCAATGTATTTATTATCACAGATAGTAATACCAACGAGTATTGTTTGCATAAATTTTTACCTTACCTAGAAACCGATCTTACCATTGAGATTATCGAATTTGAAGCAGGTGAGATCAACAAAAATATAGATACCTGCATCGAAGTTTGGAAAGTATTAACCGATTTAGGAGCCGATAGAAAAAGTTTAGTTATTAATTTAGGTGGCGGCGTGGTGACTGATCTAGGGGGTTTTGTTGCTTCTACTTTTAAACGAGGAGTTGATTTTATCAATATTCCAACTACGCTTCTTTCTATGGTAGATGCTTCTGTAGGAGGAAAAACTGGAGTTGATTTAGGAAATCTAAAAAACCAAATTGGTGTGATTAACGTTCCCACAATGGTTTTGATCGATACTCAATATCTTGAAACTGTTCCTCAAAATGAATTGCGCTCCGGCTTAGCTGAAATGCTGAAACACGGATTGATATTTGACAAAAACTATTGGGAACAATTTTTAGACATTAGTACTATTGATTTTTCTGATTTAGACCTTTTAATTCATCGTTCAGTTGTGATCAAAAACGAGATTGTAATGCAGGATCCAACCGAGAAAAATATTCGAAAAGCCTTAAATTTCGGACATACATTAGGTCACGCCATAGAAAGTTATTTTTTAGAAAACGAAAATAAAACCACCCTGCTTCATGGTGAAGCCATTGCTATAGGAATGATCTTAGAAAGTTTTATTTCTTGGCAAAAAAAATTGATTTCTGAAATTGAATACCGTCAGATTAAATTAGCCATCAATGCTATTTACGATGCTGTACAAATAGATAAAAATGACCTTCAACCCATAATGGATTTATTAATCCATGACAAGAAAAATGAATTTGGGACTATTCAGTTTGCTTTAATTGATGGAATTGGGTCCATTAAAATTAATCAATTAGTTGAAAATGAATTGATTCTTAGTGCTTTTGAGGACTATAAATCTTAA
- a CDS encoding deoxyhypusine synthase family protein, whose product MSKGPISQFIEKHYLHFNSASLVDAAKAYEQQLANGAKMMVSMAGAMSTAEIGKIFAEIIRQDKVQIISCTGANLEEDIMNLVAHSHYERVPNYRDLTPQDEWDLLERGLNRVTDTCIPEHEAFRRLQKHIYKIWKDADDKGERYFPHEFMYKMLLSGVLEEYYEIDLKDSWMYAAAEKNLPIIVPGWEDSTMGNIFASYVIKGDLKASTMKSGIEYMTYLADWYPKNSANGIGFFQIGGGIAGDFPICVVPMLYQDMEMHDIPFWSYFCQISDSTTSYGSYSGAVPNEKITWGKLDIKTPKFIIESDATIVAPLIFAYLLDL is encoded by the coding sequence ATGAGTAAAGGACCAATTAGTCAATTTATTGAAAAACATTATTTGCATTTCAATTCGGCATCTTTAGTGGATGCAGCAAAAGCTTATGAACAACAATTGGCCAATGGTGCCAAAATGATGGTAAGTATGGCAGGTGCTATGAGTACCGCTGAAATCGGAAAGATTTTTGCAGAAATCATTCGTCAAGACAAAGTGCAAATTATTTCATGTACAGGAGCTAATCTTGAAGAAGATATCATGAACCTAGTAGCACACTCCCATTACGAAAGAGTGCCCAACTACCGTGATTTAACACCACAAGACGAATGGGATTTGTTGGAAAGAGGATTAAATCGTGTGACTGATACTTGTATTCCTGAGCACGAAGCGTTCCGTCGTTTACAAAAACACATTTATAAAATCTGGAAGGATGCAGACGATAAAGGAGAACGTTATTTTCCACATGAATTCATGTATAAAATGTTACTTTCTGGTGTTCTTGAAGAATACTATGAAATTGACTTAAAAGACAGCTGGATGTATGCCGCAGCAGAAAAAAACTTGCCTATTATTGTTCCAGGTTGGGAAGATAGCACTATGGGTAATATTTTTGCTTCGTATGTAATCAAAGGCGATTTGAAAGCTTCGACTATGAAATCAGGTATTGAATACATGACTTACTTAGCTGATTGGTATCCAAAAAACAGTGCCAACGGAATTGGATTTTTCCAAATTGGTGGAGGTATTGCAGGAGATTTTCCAATTTGTGTAGTGCCAATGTTGTACCAAGATATGGAAATGCATGACATTCCATTTTGGAGTTATTTTTGCCAAATTTCAGATTCTACAACGAGTTATGGTTCCTACTCTGGTGCTGTACCAAACGAGAAAATTACTTGGGGTAAATTAGATATAAAAACCCCAAAATTTATAATTGAATCCGATGCTACCATTGTAGCTCCATTAATTTTTGCTTATTTATTAGACTTATAG
- a CDS encoding efflux RND transporter periplasmic adaptor subunit, translating into MKRISLFTGIALLLLSSCTPKKEKKEADEKFAVTNPVRMDTSFTKEFVTQIRSIRNIELRAQEKGFLQNIYVDEGQFVQAGQILFRIMPKVYEAELLKAKAEAKSAEIELQNAKTLADKNVVSRNEQALAQAKLEMAKAEVALAKLHLSFTEIRAPFSGTIDRIPNKLGSLIEEGELLTSLSDNSKMFAYFNVSEPEYLDYQTNKSGRGSKTIRLRLANNEIFQYKGKVEVIESEFDNETGNIAFRASFPNDSKLLKNGQTGKVLMTVPVNNTLIIPQKAVYEIQDKKYVFVVNKNNIVSSKEIKITGELPDLYVIKSGINETDKILLEGVQKVNDDDKISFIYKKPLDVISHLRLKAE; encoded by the coding sequence ATGAAGAGAATATCTTTATTCACGGGCATTGCCCTTTTGTTACTTAGTAGTTGTACTCCAAAAAAAGAAAAAAAAGAAGCCGATGAAAAATTCGCAGTTACAAACCCTGTGCGAATGGATACTTCTTTTACCAAAGAGTTTGTAACACAAATTCGATCCATTAGAAATATTGAACTTAGAGCTCAAGAAAAAGGCTTTCTACAAAATATCTATGTAGACGAGGGACAATTTGTTCAAGCAGGACAGATATTGTTTAGAATTATGCCTAAAGTGTATGAAGCCGAATTGCTAAAAGCAAAAGCCGAAGCTAAATCGGCAGAAATTGAATTGCAAAACGCTAAAACATTGGCTGACAAAAATGTAGTTTCAAGAAATGAACAAGCTTTGGCACAAGCAAAATTAGAGATGGCAAAAGCCGAAGTTGCGTTGGCAAAGTTACACCTTTCTTTTACGGAGATTCGAGCTCCATTTTCAGGAACTATAGATCGAATTCCTAATAAACTTGGTAGTTTGATTGAGGAAGGAGAATTATTAACTAGTCTTTCAGACAACAGTAAAATGTTTGCTTATTTTAATGTTTCTGAACCGGAGTATTTAGATTATCAAACCAATAAAAGTGGACGTGGTAGTAAAACTATTCGTTTGCGTTTAGCCAATAATGAAATTTTTCAATACAAAGGAAAAGTAGAAGTTATTGAAAGTGAATTTGATAATGAAACAGGTAACATCGCATTTAGAGCGAGTTTTCCAAATGATAGCAAATTATTGAAAAATGGTCAAACAGGAAAAGTATTAATGACAGTACCTGTCAATAATACTTTGATTATACCTCAAAAGGCGGTGTATGAAATTCAAGATAAAAAATATGTTTTTGTTGTCAATAAAAACAATATTGTCTCTTCAAAAGAAATCAAAATTACAGGAGAATTACCCGATCTATATGTTATAAAAAGCGGTATTAATGAAACTGACAAAATTTTGCTTGAAGGTGTCCAGAAAGTAAATGACGATGATAAAATTAGCTTTATCTACAAAAAACCCCTCGATGTCATTTCACATTTGAGATTAAAAGCAGAATAA